The following are from one region of the Candidatus Atribacteria bacterium ADurb.Bin276 genome:
- a CDS encoding NADH oxidase: MPFEHIFSPIKIAQVVVPNRVVHVPTDISSANADGSVNDRVIRYHEEIAKGGCGLIIVGATTPDRETGRPTVTCLSADADYFIPGLHHLATAMQRHGAKCAVQIQHPGRQAAYPRKGLISCSDMVTDVPGSAGHEVIYAGAEAKGKDIRGMEIEEVYDLIEKFAEAAWRIQQAGFDMVELHGAHGYMIAQFLSPYTNKRNDRFGGPLKNRMRFVLEIISRIKYKCGTNFPIGVRYSGEEWMPGSRTLDESVEIAKELEKAGVAFLDISAGIFEAAGPTMDPMYYEEGWNTYTAEAIKKAVKIAVITSHTLRTPEYCDRIISEGKTDMVGLSRQMIADPYWANKAKAGKVQEIRKCISCLIGCWKESLYIKREMRCAVNPAIGDERFLDLKPALTKLKVAVVGGGIAGMEAARIATLRGHQVTLFEKDDELGGILRTCCMVPPKSKMKWYMDWIREQIKNLKVEVRLNTIAKTDELKMFDVVLCGTGAKTVFPDIPGVEKAFKFEDVLRCAKKNCEYWPKERTVEAVKIGQKVLVWGNHYAATDTAEALALRGKEVIYVTEDKEIAPNIEPIHREVMMLRFNGGNGQGLEEKAFKFPVNIRLNTTVVEIKDGEVVLMNDAFEKETIAVDTVVLAKTKPNTELYDSLLAAGLHVVNIGDSNLVRNVRGAMTDGANAGLMIDGDIFMNANNALSCGLPYDVKLQMK, from the coding sequence ATGCCATTTGAACACATATTTTCACCAATTAAGATTGCTCAAGTTGTTGTACCGAACCGAGTTGTTCATGTTCCTACTGATATTAGTTCGGCAAATGCCGACGGTTCAGTGAACGATAGGGTGATCCGTTACCACGAAGAAATTGCTAAAGGCGGATGTGGATTGATAATTGTTGGAGCAACAACTCCTGATAGGGAAACTGGTCGTCCTACAGTTACTTGCTTATCTGCTGATGCTGATTACTTTATACCTGGACTTCATCATTTAGCAACAGCAATGCAGCGTCATGGCGCCAAGTGTGCAGTTCAAATCCAACACCCCGGCCGTCAGGCTGCTTACCCTCGAAAAGGATTGATTTCTTGTAGCGACATGGTTACCGATGTTCCTGGTTCTGCTGGGCATGAAGTTATTTATGCCGGTGCCGAGGCTAAAGGAAAAGACATAAGAGGCATGGAGATTGAAGAAGTTTATGATTTGATAGAAAAATTTGCCGAAGCCGCCTGGAGAATCCAACAAGCTGGTTTTGATATGGTTGAACTTCATGGTGCTCATGGTTATATGATTGCCCAATTTTTAAGCCCTTACACCAACAAAAGAAATGACCGATTTGGAGGACCGTTAAAGAATAGAATGCGGTTTGTTTTGGAAATTATCAGCCGGATTAAGTATAAATGTGGTACAAATTTCCCAATCGGAGTGAGATATTCTGGAGAGGAATGGATGCCAGGTAGCCGTACGCTGGATGAATCGGTTGAAATCGCTAAAGAATTAGAAAAAGCTGGAGTAGCATTTTTGGATATCAGCGCTGGTATCTTCGAAGCTGCCGGTCCAACCATGGATCCAATGTATTATGAAGAAGGATGGAACACCTATACCGCTGAAGCTATTAAAAAAGCAGTTAAGATTGCAGTGATAACCAGCCATACTCTTCGAACCCCTGAATATTGCGATAGAATTATTTCCGAAGGAAAAACCGATATGGTCGGATTATCAAGACAAATGATCGCTGATCCCTACTGGGCGAATAAAGCCAAAGCAGGGAAAGTTCAAGAAATAAGAAAGTGCATTTCCTGTTTGATTGGATGTTGGAAAGAGTCACTCTATATTAAGAGGGAAATGCGTTGCGCAGTAAATCCAGCCATTGGTGATGAACGATTCTTAGATTTAAAACCAGCATTAACCAAGCTGAAGGTTGCCGTGGTTGGTGGTGGAATCGCTGGCATGGAAGCAGCCAGAATTGCTACTTTGAGAGGACATCAGGTTACTCTATTTGAAAAAGATGACGAATTGGGAGGAATTTTAAGAACTTGTTGCATGGTTCCTCCAAAATCGAAAATGAAATGGTATATGGATTGGATTCGAGAGCAAATTAAAAACTTAAAGGTTGAAGTGAGGCTCAATACCATAGCAAAAACAGATGAGCTTAAGATGTTTGATGTTGTTTTATGCGGGACCGGTGCCAAGACAGTGTTTCCTGATATCCCCGGAGTGGAAAAAGCATTTAAATTTGAAGATGTGCTTCGCTGTGCCAAAAAGAACTGTGAATATTGGCCAAAAGAAAGAACTGTCGAAGCGGTCAAGATTGGCCAGAAAGTTTTAGTCTGGGGGAATCATTATGCTGCCACCGATACCGCCGAAGCCTTGGCTTTGAGAGGCAAAGAAGTCATTTATGTAACTGAAGATAAAGAAATTGCTCCTAATATCGAACCAATCCATCGTGAAGTTATGATGCTGCGATTTAATGGTGGAAACGGTCAAGGGCTGGAAGAAAAAGCCTTCAAATTTCCAGTCAATATTCGTCTCAATACCACCGTTGTTGAAATCAAAGATGGTGAAGTAGTCCTGATGAATGATGCTTTTGAAAAAGAAACCATTGCTGTAGATACAGTTGTATTAGCCAAAACTAAACCTAACACCGAGCTATATGACAGTTTGTTAGCAGCTGGCCTTCATGTTGTCAATATCGGAGATTCGAATCTGGTTAGAAATGTTCGAGGAGCAATGACTGATGGAGCGAATGCTGGTTTGATGATTGATGGAGATATATTTATGAATGCCAACAATGCTCTTTCCTGTGGGCTACCTTATGATGTAAAACTTCAAATGAAATAA
- the alsB_8 gene encoding D-allose-binding periplasmic protein precursor, giving the protein MIKRISKIVALLVAFGLVFAFSVGSIAQEPPVVGISTGSSGTSWRNIMIAALEEVGNEYKAAGKIADYKIVNNITNGDATEQANILRDFISQGVDIIMVNPNSPDALNGVISEAQDEGILVIAYDATVTAPNVLNVTLDHYAWNTKNAEYICSTLQKGNAIQIYGLDGHPANNDRIRATDDVLKKYPDIKLIANTTGGWDQTKAKEVATQIIGSGQQIDAVFTQDGMAFGVLSAFLDANKLPKVMFGDPGTAFFKEWKKLRDQGADFKACAQPNPPGIGGTAFRMALQLYNGKNFKPGILVDNTYFYKVGMFITDENFDEGWELLKDQPDDFLLSEIMSEEKVAELFE; this is encoded by the coding sequence ATGATTAAAAGAATATCAAAGATCGTTGCTCTTTTAGTAGCTTTTGGGTTGGTTTTTGCTTTTTCAGTAGGAAGTATTGCTCAAGAACCACCAGTGGTTGGTATTTCTACTGGCTCGTCAGGAACCTCATGGCGGAATATCATGATTGCCGCTTTGGAAGAAGTAGGAAACGAATATAAAGCTGCCGGGAAAATTGCTGATTATAAAATTGTCAACAACATAACCAATGGTGATGCGACCGAGCAAGCCAACATTTTGCGTGATTTCATCTCCCAAGGTGTTGATATTATTATGGTTAATCCCAATTCGCCCGACGCCCTGAATGGTGTCATCAGCGAAGCTCAGGATGAAGGAATCTTAGTTATTGCCTATGATGCCACCGTCACTGCCCCTAATGTTCTTAATGTAACCCTGGACCATTATGCCTGGAATACTAAAAATGCTGAATACATTTGTTCAACACTACAAAAAGGCAATGCTATCCAAATTTACGGCTTGGATGGTCATCCAGCAAACAACGATCGAATTCGAGCAACCGATGATGTTTTGAAAAAATACCCGGACATTAAATTAATTGCCAATACTACTGGTGGTTGGGATCAAACCAAAGCTAAAGAAGTAGCAACCCAGATTATCGGCTCCGGGCAGCAAATCGATGCAGTTTTTACCCAAGATGGTATGGCCTTTGGTGTTCTATCGGCGTTCCTTGATGCCAATAAACTTCCCAAAGTCATGTTCGGTGATCCAGGAACCGCTTTCTTTAAAGAATGGAAGAAATTAAGAGATCAGGGTGCCGATTTTAAAGCTTGTGCTCAACCTAATCCTCCAGGAATCGGCGGGACGGCTTTCCGCATGGCATTACAGCTCTATAATGGAAAGAACTTTAAACCAGGAATATTAGTTGACAATACCTATTTCTACAAAGTTGGAATGTTTATTACTGATGAGAATTTCGACGAAGGTTGGGAGCTTCTAAAAGACCAACCCGATGATTTCTTGTTAAGTGAAATTATGTCAGAAGAAAAGGTTGCCGAGCTTTTTGAGTAG
- the iolE_5 gene encoding Inosose dehydratase, giving the protein MFKLGFVSAILADLSFEEVVDFASVNGYACVEMLCWPKGKAERRYAGVTHIDVNELDEQKIKSIKKYAGEMNIEISALGYYPNPLDPDPEKRKYYIEHIKKVITAATKLGLKNVNTFIGKDKNKSIEDNFKTFKKVWPAIIKHAEASNIKIGIENCPMFFTNDEWPGGNNLATTPAIWRRMFEEIKSDNFGLNYDPSHLLWQRIDYIKPIYEFKDKLFHVHIKDAKVFQNKLDEVGILAAPLEFHAPKLPGLGDVNWGKFISALTDIEYQGCVCVEVEDRSFEDSLDSRKKSLILSKQYLNQYVV; this is encoded by the coding sequence ATGTTTAAACTTGGTTTTGTGAGTGCGATTTTAGCTGATTTAAGTTTTGAAGAAGTGGTAGATTTTGCGTCCGTAAATGGTTATGCCTGTGTTGAAATGCTTTGTTGGCCAAAAGGAAAAGCAGAAAGAAGATATGCTGGTGTTACCCATATTGATGTTAACGAGTTGGATGAACAAAAGATCAAGTCAATAAAAAAATACGCTGGAGAGATGAATATTGAAATATCGGCGTTGGGCTATTACCCCAATCCTCTTGATCCTGATCCGGAAAAAAGGAAATATTACATTGAGCACATCAAGAAAGTCATTACGGCAGCAACAAAATTGGGACTAAAAAATGTCAATACCTTTATTGGTAAAGATAAGAATAAGAGTATTGAAGATAATTTTAAAACCTTCAAAAAAGTATGGCCGGCTATTATTAAACACGCTGAAGCAAGTAATATAAAGATAGGGATCGAAAATTGCCCCATGTTTTTTACCAACGACGAGTGGCCAGGAGGGAATAACTTAGCAACTACTCCAGCGATTTGGAGGAGAATGTTTGAAGAAATAAAAAGTGATAATTTTGGCTTGAATTATGATCCTTCCCACTTGCTCTGGCAACGGATAGATTATATAAAACCCATTTATGAGTTTAAAGACAAATTATTCCATGTTCATATTAAAGATGCAAAGGTTTTTCAAAATAAATTAGATGAGGTTGGAATTCTGGCTGCACCCCTGGAGTTTCATGCCCCCAAACTGCCAGGATTGGGAGATGTTAACTGGGGGAAGTTTATTTCCGCTCTAACTGATATTGAATACCAAGGTTGTGTCTGTGTTGAAGTCGAAGATCGGTCTTTTGAAGATTCCTTGGATTCTCGAAAAAAATCATTGATTTTAAGTAAGCAGTATCTCAATCAGTATGTGGTTTAA